One genomic region from Terriglobales bacterium encodes:
- a CDS encoding helix-turn-helix transcriptional regulator, giving the protein MPALASRATWMATTLAPVDSREVVRCDRCLLVQFRTLSNNCRRCRLPLDEEPEPEPAPVTAPERVIGPTLGSGNGHLQVALAIRTLRQRSGLSQRQLALRMRVPRTYVSKIENEKATPTLSSLERLANALEVTVPELINGGCTREREIRELMADEFIAELIPYLSKLNGMQWSSLLTALRDLTTRPRRTA; this is encoded by the coding sequence ATGCCCGCTCTGGCATCTCGCGCAACCTGGATGGCTACAACTTTAGCACCCGTTGATTCACGGGAAGTGGTGAGATGCGACCGCTGCCTGCTCGTCCAGTTTCGAACCTTGAGCAACAACTGCCGGCGTTGCCGCCTGCCGCTGGACGAGGAACCGGAACCGGAGCCCGCTCCAGTAACTGCTCCTGAGCGCGTTATCGGCCCTACCCTGGGATCAGGCAATGGACATCTGCAGGTTGCACTCGCGATTCGCACTCTGCGTCAGCGCAGCGGGCTAAGCCAACGCCAGCTCGCCCTGCGCATGCGTGTGCCGCGCACCTACGTCTCCAAGATCGAGAACGAGAAAGCTACTCCTACCCTTTCCTCGCTTGAAAGGCTGGCCAACGCGCTGGAGGTTACAGTGCCGGAGTTGATCAACGGCGGTTGCACCCGGGAGCGTGAGATTCGGGAACTCATGGCGGATGAATTCATCGCGGAACTGATCCCCTATCTCTCCAAGCTCAACGGCATGCAGTGGTCCAGCCTGCTAACGGCACTCCGTGATCTGACCACGCGGCCGAGAAGAACGGCATAG
- a CDS encoding HDIG domain-containing protein codes for MDRESTWSLLCEYTLSESLRKHAMAVEACMQAYARKFGEDEEKWGITGLIHDFDYERWPSPDDHPFKGNEILGQRGYSEEIRRAILSHADYSGVKRESRMEKTLYACDELAGFITASVLVKPNKSLAELDARSVRKKMKDKAFARSVHREDIINGAADLGVDLDEHISFCIEAMKNVAAKLGLDGSAKNQGGAAVSRADEVGNV; via the coding sequence ATGGATCGTGAGAGCACGTGGAGTTTACTTTGTGAATACACCCTCTCGGAAAGCCTGCGGAAACATGCTATGGCCGTCGAGGCCTGCATGCAGGCCTACGCCCGCAAATTCGGCGAGGACGAAGAAAAATGGGGCATCACGGGCCTGATTCACGATTTCGATTATGAGCGTTGGCCCTCACCCGACGACCACCCCTTCAAAGGCAACGAGATTCTTGGACAGCGCGGATATTCGGAGGAGATCCGACGCGCCATTCTGTCGCATGCCGATTATTCCGGTGTTAAGCGGGAGAGCCGCATGGAAAAGACTCTGTACGCGTGCGACGAGCTAGCGGGATTCATCACTGCCTCCGTGTTGGTAAAGCCCAATAAGTCGCTGGCCGAGCTCGACGCCAGGAGCGTGCGCAAAAAAATGAAGGACAAAGCCTTCGCACGCTCGGTTCATCGTGAGGACATCATCAACGGCGCCGCCGACCTGGGTGTCGATCTCGACGAGCACATCTCGTTCTGCATCGAGGCGATGAAAAACGTCGCCGCGAAGCTGGGGCTGGATGGATCCGCCAAGAACCAGGGAGGGGCTGCTGTTTCCAGGGCTGATGAAGTCGGAAATGTGTAA
- the hutH gene encoding histidine ammonia-lyase: MKALHINGNDLSFSDLQEVVYQRRPVLLAPDAREQVERARALVDQIVASNQAAYAVTTGVGKLSDVRIPPDQIRELQINLLRSHSVGVGEPLSEAETRAMLLLRANSLAKGYSGIRPQIIDTLCELLNRNVHPVVPSQGSVGASGDLAPLAHLALVLIGEGEAMFEGPRLSGADALQRAQIARLELQAKEAISLINGTQAMLAVGSLALIAAQTMVDSADVIAGLSLDALRGTDVAMDERIQNVRPHAGQKQSAANLRKMIEGSAIRESHRQCGRIQDAYSLRCIPQVHGAVRDTLRHCREVFETEINSAVDNPLVFLEAKQVGERKAPVKGEILSGGNFHGEPVAFALDFLAIALSALAGISERRVERLVNPSLNEGLPPFLASDAGLNSGFMMAQVTAAALVSENKVLAHPASVDSITTSGNKEDYVSMGMTGAIKLKKIVQNTLTVLAIEALCAAQAMDFLAPLKPGKRGQAAYRAIRAAVPALSGDRVLAGDFARAAEVITDGKLAEALQV; this comes from the coding sequence ATGAAAGCCCTTCACATCAACGGAAACGATTTATCTTTCTCCGATCTCCAAGAAGTGGTTTATCAGCGGCGCCCCGTTTTGCTGGCGCCCGACGCTCGCGAGCAAGTGGAACGTGCGCGAGCACTGGTAGACCAAATCGTGGCCAGCAACCAGGCAGCCTATGCGGTGACCACCGGAGTAGGGAAGTTGAGTGATGTGCGCATTCCGCCAGACCAGATTCGCGAACTCCAGATTAATCTGCTGCGCTCCCATTCGGTCGGGGTAGGCGAACCGCTATCCGAAGCTGAAACCAGGGCGATGCTGCTCTTGCGGGCCAATTCTCTCGCCAAAGGTTATTCCGGAATACGCCCTCAGATCATCGACACGCTTTGTGAACTGCTCAACCGCAACGTGCATCCGGTGGTGCCATCACAGGGCAGTGTGGGTGCGAGCGGCGACCTGGCCCCGCTGGCCCATCTGGCACTTGTCTTGATCGGCGAGGGTGAAGCGATGTTTGAAGGACCGCGCTTGAGCGGCGCCGATGCCTTGCAGCGCGCCCAGATCGCTAGACTCGAACTGCAGGCCAAAGAAGCGATTTCGCTCATCAACGGAACCCAGGCCATGCTGGCAGTCGGATCGCTGGCCCTGATCGCCGCCCAGACCATGGTGGACAGCGCCGATGTGATCGCCGGTCTCTCACTCGATGCGCTCCGGGGCACCGATGTTGCCATGGATGAGCGCATACAAAACGTCCGGCCGCATGCCGGACAGAAGCAGAGCGCTGCCAATCTGCGTAAGATGATCGAGGGCAGCGCCATCCGCGAGTCCCACCGCCAATGCGGGCGTATCCAGGATGCCTACTCACTGCGTTGCATACCGCAGGTGCATGGGGCGGTGCGCGACACGCTCCGGCACTGTCGCGAGGTGTTCGAGACTGAGATCAACTCCGCCGTCGATAATCCCCTGGTGTTTCTCGAAGCGAAACAGGTTGGCGAGAGAAAAGCGCCGGTGAAGGGCGAGATTCTGTCCGGAGGCAACTTTCACGGTGAACCGGTGGCATTCGCCCTGGATTTTCTTGCCATCGCCCTCAGTGCACTTGCCGGGATTTCGGAGCGCCGGGTCGAGCGATTAGTGAATCCCTCGCTCAATGAAGGCTTGCCACCTTTCCTCGCCAGCGACGCCGGATTGAATTCCGGCTTCATGATGGCCCAGGTCACCGCCGCCGCTCTGGTCAGCGAGAACAAAGTTCTGGCGCATCCCGCCTCCGTGGACTCGATCACCACCTCAGGTAACAAGGAGGATTACGTCTCCATGGGGATGACCGGAGCAATCAAATTGAAAAAGATCGTTCAGAACACGCTTACTGTGCTGGCGATCGAGGCTCTATGCGCAGCCCAGGCGATGGACTTCCTGGCGCCACTGAAACCGGGCAAGCGTGGACAGGCGGCTTATCGCGCCATTCGCGCCGCAGTTCCAGCGCTGAGCGGCGACCGCGTTCTGGCGGGAGACTTCGCTCGCGCGGCGGAGGTGATAACCGATGGCAAGCTGGCCGAAGCCTTGCAGGTTTAG
- a CDS encoding thioesterase family protein, protein MISENQKPFSESRLRVRYAETDQMGVVYHANYFVWFEVGRVDLLRQLGFNYKDMESQDGCRIAVADARCRYKSPALYDDQILVRTHIRRVRSSMVQFGYKVLRETDSQLLAEGETTHIVTDADLKVTNMPEKYVQAFRAAVERSRVLQGKE, encoded by the coding sequence GTGATCAGCGAAAATCAAAAGCCCTTCTCGGAAAGCCGGCTGCGCGTGCGCTACGCAGAAACCGACCAGATGGGTGTCGTCTATCATGCCAATTATTTCGTCTGGTTCGAGGTGGGGCGCGTGGACTTGCTGCGCCAACTAGGCTTCAACTACAAAGACATGGAAAGCCAGGATGGATGCCGCATAGCCGTGGCCGATGCCCGCTGCCGCTACAAGTCACCCGCGCTCTACGACGACCAGATTCTGGTGCGCACGCACATTCGTAGGGTCCGCAGCAGCATGGTTCAGTTCGGCTATAAGGTGCTGCGCGAAACCGATTCCCAATTGTTGGCCGAAGGCGAGACCACGCATATCGTCACTGACGCGGATTTGAAAGTAACCAACATGCCGGAAAAATACGTCCAGGCTTTTCGGGCGGCGGTGGAAAGAAGTCGCGTCTTGCAGGGGAAGGAATAG